The stretch of DNA CTTCGATGGGAGTACGGTGGCCTCGCCGTTGGTGACGATGCGTGGTGGGATGGTGATGAGAACGGCGTTGGGGAACGCCCTGTCAAGGCCTTTGGCCCTGATCTCGTCCGGGCTGAGCGACCGGACGGACTGCCCGGTGGTCACCGCTTCCTGGTAAGCCGAGAGATCCTTCGTCGCCGAGCCAGGGCCGGGGTCCGCGGCCGCCGACGTGCCGAGCCCGCCGACCAACCCCATCGTCGTGATCAAGACGGCGGCCAACCCGCCACGTAGCCTTTTAATGGCGCCAATACGCATTCGGTTTCTCCTTCAAGGAGTGGTGAAGCCTCCGGACGGAAGTTCCGTGCACACCGTCGCCGAAGCCGTTACCGATCGCTCACCTGTTGATCACAGGAAGCCGGACTGAGGCATCGCCATCGCTGTCGACAAGGTGGCGGCGATGAATATCAACCGAGCACCGTGCATCTAACCCGCGAGAACGTCGAGCAGGTCGCCCGCAGCGTCCCGGTCCAGCAGGCAGCGCTCAGGACAAGCGAGGCGGCAGCCGCTGCGGCGCAGATGACCCGCGGGAGCGGAGCGGCTCGCGCACAGCGTCCCCGTCCCCGTCCTCAGCACTTGACCGATCAGCCCGATCCTGCCGCTGACCGGCACCCCGGTGGGCGGGCTGGGTCTGTAGTGATATCGGTGTAAGTCTCTCCTCAGGGAGTACCGATGATCGATGTAGTGCCCATGGTCGTTGATGACGACGTGGCGAAGAGCAAGCCGGTGGTCCCGGTCGCAGATGGTGTCGACGGGCAGTTGATCACCCAGTTGGTGGAGCAGGGCCCGCGCAGCGGGCCTGCAGCTCACCGGCGAGGGCGGCCTGCTGGGGCAGCTGACCAAGCGGGTTCTGGAGGCCGCCCTCGAAGGGGAGATCACCGACCACCTCGGCTATGACCGGGGCGATCCGGCGGGTAGCAACGGCGGGAACTCCCGCAACGGCATGCGGGGCAAGACGGTGCTGACCGAGATCGGGCCGGTGCAGATCGCGTTCCCGACAGAAGGTTTCGGATAGCGTCGCGACGAGCGTGGCGACTGCGCTCACCAGCTTGGCCGCCGCCCGCCTTGCCGATGGTTCCGCCATCACGCTGCGCTTCCTCGCCGGCGGCATTCGCCGCCTGTGCACCGGTGCAAACGCACCGGCAGGAGCAGTGACAGTGGAATAGTGAGAGACTGAACTACCAGCCAACACGGAATCCCCCGAGGTCCTCGACGCAGATGATTGTCGCCGTAGGAACCCGGGGGATCCGCTGTGGGTCCCTGCGGACTACGTCAGCAGGTCACCGTAATATGGTTGGATTCCCGCACATAGCCCACGCCGCCGACAGTCCCGCCAGTGGCGATCGTGCGGAACTCGTGGGTGCCGGTGCCGGCGCAGTTGTAACTGACGTAGTACCAGTAACCGTCCCCGTAAACGGTGCCGTACCCCAGGTCCTCCCACCCGTACCAGCGGGATCGCTGCAGGGTGAGAGTGGAGCTTCGACTGGCGTCGCCGCAGGTCGGCATCGACGCCCGGCCATCAATCCAGTTCCCGGACTTGTAGGTCTGTAGAACGATGTCGTTGGGAGTGCATGCCGCAGCCGCGGGCGACTCCAGCGCGACATTGATTCCCAGGAGGGCAATCAGCGTCACCGCTGCAGTGGCGAGTTTCTGACGATTCATCACGCCTCTTTCCGATTCGATAATTCAAGCCGACGTCGATCGTTCGGATCCCTGACCTCAGGGATCCGCAATCAAAGCCGTTCGACTGTTGCTGTGGTCGCCGCCTTCCGACCGCAAGATCTGAATGCGCGGCGCGGGGTATGCCCAGCGGCAGGTCTCTCGACGCTGGACCGGTAATTGGCATCCGGTTGCCTTGCGCGGACGTTCTGCGGCGTCGCGTCACGGATCGTTCACTGTTGAGCCCCCTCGTTCCGCGAGCGGCGAATTCGTGGTCCGCCAGCACGCGTTCTGCTCGTCGTATGCCGTGTCCTGCGGCTATTTCTCCGCAGGATCTCGGTGAAATCGACTATGCGGCCGCTTTCCTACCAACAGCCCTACCGTCGCCACTACCGTTTCAGGGACAGCGGCGCGCTCCACGCATCGCTATAGTCAGGATCGTGGAGTTCCGTTTGCTCGGGCCCGTCGAAGTTAAGGCTGCCGGTCGACTGGTACCCCTGGGCAGACGGCAGGAGCGCTGCGTGCTGGCGATCCTCTTGCTGGAGGTCGGCCGTCCAGTCTCGACGGCACGCCTCGCCGACCTGGTGTGGGCCGGCGCCCCGCCAGATTCCGCACGTGATGTCATACAGACGTACATATCCCGGGTGCGCGCCCGGCTGCGCGATGCGGGATCAGCCGAGAGCGGTGTGCACCTCAGCCGTCAGCAGGGCGGTTACCGGCTCGACGCCGATAGCGCTGGAATTGATGCGCATGTGTTCACCCGGCTGTGTGAGCAAGCGCAGCGTTGCGATGTGCCAGCCGAACGTGCTCGGCTGCTGCGTACGGCACTGGGGCTCTGGCGAGGCCCCGCCTTGGCCGACATAGGCGCCGACGCGATACGAGACCGCCTTGGCGCGCGGCTGGAAGAGGCTCGCCGCACCGCACTCGACCTCCGGATAGGCGCCGATCTCGAGGACGGCCGTCACGTTCGACTCATTGGTGAGCTGGCCGAACTACACGCCGGCTCGCCGCTCGACGAGCGTCTCGCCGGCCACCTCATGCTCGCGCTCTATCGTGATGGGCGCCGTGCTGAGGCACTGCAGGTATTCAACAAGGTCCGCGCGCGGATCCAGGAAGAGCTCGGCTTGGACCCGGGTGCCGAGATCTGGCAGCTCCACACGGCCATCCTGCGTGCCGACGCCGCACTCGACCATCCCGACGCGCAGGTCCGGCACACCACACCACCGGTAGTCCAACCCGAACGCCGCTGGACATCGCCGGCGCAACTGCCCGCTGGCATACCCGACTTCATCGGCCGCGAGGCAGAGATCGCACAGCTCGACGAGCTGCTCTCCAACAGCGACTCGGAAGCACCCACCACACTGATCATTTCCGCGATCGCCGGTGCCGGCGGTGTCGGCAAGACCGCATTGGCGGTCAAGTGGGCTCACCGGATCGCCGCCCGCGTATTCACGGACGGACAGCTATTCGTCGACCTCCGTGGCTTCGGCGGGGGATCCCCATTGCGCCCGATCGAAGCGCTCAGCGGATTCTTGCGCGCACTGGGCGTTTCAGGGGAGCACATTCCGAACAATGTGGACGAGGCTGCGGCGCTGTTTCGCAGCAGACTCGTCGGCCGGCGGGTTTTGATCGTGCTCGACAACGCCGCGAGTCCCGCACAGGTAAGACCGCTCCTGCCCGGAGACAGCGGCTGCGTGGTAATCGTCACGAGCCGCGACCGGTTGAGCTCGCTCACCGTCACCAACGGTGCCCGCCGCCTGCCCATCGACCTGCTCTCCAAGCATGAGGCGGTGGCGCTTTTGCGCCAGATCCTCGGGCCCGACCTCGTCGATGCCGACCCGGCATCGATCGAGCACCTCGCACGCGCGTGCGGCTACCTGCCGCTCGCCCTTCGCATCGCGGCTACCCAGATCGAACTGCGCAGCGACCAGAACATCGCCGGATACCTATCTGAAATGGACGCCGTCGGTACACTCGACACGCTCACCATCGAGGATGATGAGCTGGCCACCGTACGCGCAACGTTCACCGCCTCGTATCTGCGGCTCGCTAAGGAAGAACGCCGCCTGTTCCGACTCATCAGCCTGATCCCAGGTCGCGAAGTAACTGCCCCGGTGGCCGCCGCGCTGTTCGGCACCACCATCGATCAAGCGGCCTCCCTCCTCGACAGACTCGCCGACATCCACTTGCTCGGCCAGAGCGCGCCCGGGCGGTACGCGCTGCACGACCTGCTGCAGACCTACGCGCTGGAACGCCTCCACGACGAGGACGACGAGACTCGGCGAACCGAGGCAGTCGACCGGCTCCTCAGCTGGTATCTGCATACCGCTGATGCCGCTGCCCGTCTCCTCTATACGCACATGGTTCGGCTGAGCCTGCCCGCGGTACAACCCGGCATCTCGCCATTGGTCTTCGACAACCACACAAGCGCCCTCACCTGGCTGGAAACCGAACGATCCAGTTTGCTGGCCGCTATCGCCTACGCCGCTCTGCCCAACCCTCGAAGTGAATCCTGGCTGCTCACTGACACCCTGCGGGGGTACTTCTGGCAGAGCAGCCACACCAGCGACTGGCTCACCGCTGCCGACACCAGCCTCCAAGCAGCAGCACAGGCAGGCGACGTCCGTGCCCAGGCCGCCCTCCACATGAGCATCGCATTGGCCAACCAGGCCCAGGAACGCTACGAAGTCGCCCGCGACCGCTACAAGGTGGCTGCCGACCTCGCCGACCGAGCCGGATGGCGCGAAGGTCACGCAGCGATCGTCGGCAACCTTGGAATCGTCTACAAGAACACCGGAGACCTACGCGCCGCCGCCGAATGCCACGTCCAGGCACTCGATCTCCACCGAGAATGCGACTACCGGGCAGGACAGGCCAACGCGCTGACCAACCTCGCTTCCGTCCGCCACGACATGGGCGAACTACAGCACGCCAGGGACACCTACGTCGACGCACTTGCTCTGCACCGGGAAGCAGGATCCCGGATCGGCGAACTGATCGCCCTCAACAACCTCGGCGTGCTCGACCATCGACTTGGCCGGCTGGCATCCGCCCGAAAGATGCTCACCGAAGCGCTCGCGCTACAGCCAGAGGTCGGCAAGCGATACGCCGAAGCGAACACCCTGCACAGCCTCGCCGCAATCGACCATGAAGCCGGCAATCACACGTTGGCGCTCTACACCGCGCAGACAGCGCTCACCCTCGCCCGTGACGTCGACGAACGAGCTACCGAGGGCCAAATCCTCAGCCTCCTCGGCACCATATACACCACCCTGGGACAACACGACGAGGCCGTCGACCACCACCGGCGAGCGCTCGCGATCCTCCGCGACGGCGGAAGTCGGCAGCTGCAGACCCACACGTTGACCGGCCTCGCCGAGGCCCTGGCTGCACGAGCGGCCGAAGGTGACCGAGTAGAAGCCGTCACCGCCGCCTCCGAAGCGCTCGGCATGGCTCAAACCGCCGGGTATGTCGTAGAAGAGGGCAACGCCTTCACCATTCTCGGCCGTGCCTACTTCGCAGCCCGCGACCATGTCAAGGCGGCCCGCGATCGCCAGACAGGCCATCGAGCGGCACAGACAGACCGGGCATCGGCTCGGCGAAGCACGTGCACTGCGCCTACTAGGCGACTCCGCCGATCACGCAGGAGACCGCCTCGCGGCCCAGAAGCATTGGCAGGAAGCCCTGGAGATCTTCGACGACACCAGCCGACCGGAGGCCGACCAGATACGACTGCTGATGTCGGTATCATTGAGTTGACCTCAATGGCGCCGGTGGGCACCGCACCGCTGGCCGCCAGGGCTTGGTCCACAGCGTCCAACCGCCGAGGTCGCGCCGATCGACTGCCACCGGAGGACCCGCTTCCGACGCCGCTACGGGGACGGGGTTGGCGAAGCGTAGTTTCACGCAAGTGCATAAAGAGTCTCGCAGCCGACCAAATTCATACAGAACTAGGCTACGTCTATATTACATCGAATAGAAATATCGCAATTAAATTGGCAGACCTAAGAGCGGGCGTCCCAAACATCGATGGTCCGCAGATTGGCGCAGAAAAGACAGGCGATGTTCCGCAGTCTTTGACATTCCCATTCCAGCCGGCACCCGCGCTGCAGCCTTGCACGGAAACGGACTGGAAGAGTTTCTCCTACCTAGATTGTCTCGCTTCAAGGTCGTAGGTTTCACGGATAGCTCGGTCCACATCACACTGGTCTAGGCCTGGGTGCGTCTCGCTATCGGCGGATGCCGCCCCAAGGCGCAAGCTGTTGGACACGGAGGGTCGAGTCCCGAGCGACCGGTACGAGACCGCGATTCGACGGCTACCGGGAGTGGGGTACCACCATGGATGCCGTCACGGGAGACCCGAACTCACCGACAGGAGCTCCGCGCAAGTCGCGAGTTGTGTAATTCGAATCGAACCGGGTCCGCCAAGGGCCGCTGGAGGTGATCGGACCGGTCTCACCTCGGGCCTTCAAGCAGTGAAGGCCCGAGGTGAAACCGGTCAACAAGCTCGACTACGGTCTTCGGAACGTCGTAGAGGTATTACACGTTACGTTCGGCTAAAGGCTAGAGGCATGTCGAGCCTTTCCGGTCGATCCACGGCCCACGGGTGGTTCCGACCCACGGCCATGTGTTCAGATGATATTTGACATTGACTGCCCTCCTGGCGCCGTGGTCTCTTGTGCAGTTTGCGTCATACCAGGCACTGATGCCGCTGGCCGCTAATCCGCCCACCAACGCGAAGAGGAATCCAAATATCGCGCCGCATATAACCGAGGCGATGAGAGTGCCCGCGGAGCAAGCTACCCCACCGATCACCGCGCCCAGCGCTCCGGCAAGTGCGGTGACGAAGATGCCCGTGAAGTAGTTGAAAAGGTAGGTCATTTCTTTGTGTGTGAAATCGCAGCGGAAGGTAAACGTATAGGAGCGCCATTTTCGTATGGTCACTCCGCGTACCTTGACGGTGTGGTTCCGTAGTGATTTGGATGCCTTGCATGACATGGTCCCGGCAGTATCGGTGCAGCCCACAGCGTCGCCTGAGCAATACTCATAAGGATTGGCGCTACCTCCGGAAATCGGATCGGTGGACAGGAAGCGGCCGCTGCCCGGAGCGTAGAGGCGCGCACCCATGAGCATGAGCCCGCCGGGTGTGTCCGCGGCGCGTTGGGTCGAACCAAGCCAGCCGTATCGGCGCGATCCAGCGTCAGCCGAGTTGCGGGGCTTGCCGGTCTCGTCGTACTCCGTGGTGTAGGTCAGGCCGGTATCGCCTTCACCGATGCCGGCGACGAGGTCGCCGCGGAGGCTGCTGAGCATCCAGGTACGGCTGGTTGAGCTGCTCTGCGTACCCACGACGCCGGCCAGGCCATCCATCATGCGAGTAATCGTGCCCCCGCCCTCGTTGGTCCATGTGGGGCTGTCTCCGTCCTCCACGTAATGGTTGACTTTGGTGAGGGAAGTCCCGGTCGCGTTGTCGGTCCAGAAGCGGACCCGGTTCGCGACGACGTCAAGGGTGTAGGTGGTGGTGCGACTGCCTTGGTTGATGGTCCGGACCATGTCGTTGGCGTAGTACGTCATGGTCGTGGTTCCACCGCCTGGAACTGCCGTGTCGCTACCCGGCATTGTCGACGTGCGGCCGAGGTCGTCGTACGTGTAGCTGCTGCTGATGACGCGGTCGGCTGTGTCATAGCTCCAGTTCTTCGCGCCTGCTGTGGTCGTGGTCTGGCAGGCGCCGCCCGCGCCTGGGCTGTAGGCGGTCACACTCGTGCGGTTGGATGCCCTGTCGTACACATGCGCTCGGACTGTGCACTGCCCGCTCACGGTGTCTTTGACCTGAGTGAGGCGCCCCGCGTTGTCGTAGGCGTACTCCTGGTTGGAGAGGCTGGAACTGCGGGTGATCCACTCGCCGTGCACACCGGGCTGCGCCGACTCGGCGTAGAGCGTGCAGTTTGATCTGCCGCAGCCGGGCAGGTCGTAGGTGATCTCGACAGGGTCCCCGACCTCGTTGTACGACGTCTGGACGGACGTGCCGTTCGGCCAGGTCTGGGTGTCCGGGATGCCGTCGAGGTTGTAGGTCGCTGTGAACGTCCCGGCGAGGGAGTCGACAACCCGTGTCGGCAGTCCGCGGCGCTCGCTTCCGCCGTCGTAGGTGTAGGTGCGGGTCGCCAGGCCGTCGTTGGTCACGGCCTCACGCGAAGCGAGGTCGTACGTGACGGTCGACGTGTTCCCGTCGGCGTCGACGTAGGAGGTCTGCCGGCCCAGGGTGTCGAACAGTCGCACGATCTGCGCTGTCACGGTTCCGGCTGCGTCGACCGTCTGGCTGCGGACGGCCTGCCCGGAGGACGCGTCGTAGACCGTGCGCCGCCGCTGCAGAGGTTCGCCGAGACCCGGTGCGAGGGAGGTCGAGTCGATCGCTCGGCCCGCCGAGTCGTAGGTGATCGTGGTCGTCCGCAGGATGCCGGCCGATGTCGACTCCACGATCGTCGTTGGGGCGCCGTAGAGGTTGTACGTCGACGTGGTGATCGGCAGTTCGGCGCCCGAGGCCGGCTGCCCGCCGGCCTTGGTGAGGCAGACGAGGCCGTCCCATTCGGCATGTCCGCCGCACTGTGGATGGGTCTCGTTGTCGATGGCGGAGTAGTAGACGGTGAACCGGGTGGACGGCGTGGCGTCGGAGCCTGCTCCGGCGGGGTTGGTCTGGGCTATACGCCGTCCGGTGCTGTCGTAGGCGTAGCGGGTGGTGAGTGCCAGGCCGTCAGGGTCGACCACTTCGGTGATCGGTTGCTTCAACGACCAGTCGTAGTCGGTCGTCGTGGTACGGGCGTCGTATTCGTTGTAGCCGCTGGAGTCCCAGCGCATGACGGCCGTGGTGGCTTTGGACTCTTGTTCGTTGTTGTACCAGTGGTAGGTGCGGACGTTGTCGTAGACCAGGGTGCCGTTGGTGAGCAGGATCCAGTGCCGAGGTGTGATGGTCCAGACCACGAGTGGGGCGTGTTCGGCGTACTCGTAGATGGTCTGGCGGAAGATCGCCTGCCAGTACTCGTGATCCGCGTCGTCGGTCTCGGAGTAGTCGAGCGCGGCCTGGCGGTTGGCTGCCGTCAGTTCGGCGGAGACGGCGCCCCATTGCTCGCTGTACCACGTGGTGGAGATCCCTCCGCCGGGTTCGGCGGTGTTGACCTGCCGGCCGTCGGCATCGAGATAGATGATGGTGGCTCGTTCGTAGGAGGCGGGCAGGGTTCCGCCGGCCTGGGAGCCGTTGGGAAGTTGCGTAGGCGGGTAGATTGCCGTCGCGGTCACGGGTGGGGTCTCCTGTGCCCAGCGGACGGTCTGGGCGTAGGACAGGTCGTATGGCGCGCCGCTGCCTGTAGTCGGTACGCGGTAGACGATGGTGGAGGTGGCGGTGCCGGCGGACAGGGCGCTGCGGGATACGGTCGCGAGGCGTCCCTTGCCCGCGTCGCCAGGCAGTGTGGTGTAGCCCAGGTTCCACGGTTCCTGGGCGGGCGGGGTGATCTGGTTGACGATCCCGTCGCTGTCGTAGGCGTACTTGGTGGCCAGGTGCTGTCCGCCGTCGTGGTCCACGCGCGGATCGAAGACGGCGCGCAGGCGGCCGGTGTTGTCGTAGAGGTAGTGGGCGATCTCGATCGTGGTCATGGCCGAGGTGTCGGGGTTCCAACCGGTGAAGCTGACGGCCTTGACTCTGCCGTTGTAGTCGCCCCAGGTCATCTCACCGGTTCCGCTTGCGGTGGTGGTGGCGGCGTAGGTGAACCAGATCGCCCGGCAGCCGCGGTTGGATGCGGCGGTCAGGGTCGAGTCGCAGGTGGCGTTGCCCGGGATCGGACCCAGCAAGCGGGTCGGGCGTACGACTACAGCGGCGTCGACGGTGGTCTTCTGCCACGAGTAGGTGATGGTGTCCTTGGACCCGGCGGGGGTGACCACGTACGGGTACCACGTGTCGGCAGGGTCGGTCGACTGACGCTGGAATACGGTGACGGCCGTGGACTTGTCGGTGAGGGTGTAGCTGTTCGCGGCGCTGTTGTAGGACAGAGCCACGCTTTCGTAGCCGAGCTGCGGGGTGAAGCCGGTGCCGTCGGCCTGCTCGGTGAAGGCGAAGGTGGTTGCGTCGGGCAGGGTGAGCGTCACGAGGGAGCCGTTGCGTATCAGGTCGGTGTACGGCGCGGACATGGCGCCGAATCCGGAGGTCCATCCCGGACCGAACATCCCGGTCCCGTCCGACAGGTTGGGCTTGCGGGTGTTGAACGATCGGGCTACGCCCAATCCGACGACCGATACGTCCGCTGCGCCGACGGTCGCGTTTCCTGTCAGCAGGTTCACATCCACAGGGCCGACGGTCTGGGCGGCCGCGCCGCCCATGGCCTGGTCGAGCGTGAACGACACGCCAGGGCTGCCGCCGGTGTTGCCGGCCGCGGTCGTGAAAAGCCCGCGGATCTGGACTGGACCGTCGACCGGATCGCTGCCGGTTTCTGCCGCGTTGACGGTGGCGGCGATGTTCCACACCAGCGTCGGGTAGCTGCCGCCTCCCGTAGTGGTGACCGGCCATGAGCCGATGGCCGTGCCGCCGGTGTCGTGCTGGACGTACCCGGTGGGAACGGTCTGCCAGGCGTCCGCGTCCGCTCGCCGCCATTGCAGGGTCAACCCGGTGGTGGCCTCGTGGCCGCTGACTTTGACCAGGGTGCGGCCGGCCGAGTCCGTAGCGGTGGCCGGTGAGGTGACGGATCCGGGTGAGCCGATCGCGAACCGGTACGACGTGGCGGTCGACCAGTGTCCGGCGGCGTCGACCGATAGGACTTTGAGGGTGTGCTCACCGGCGGTCAGCTGCCCGATGGTGATGGTGCCTGGCTGGCCCTGCGATACGTCGACCGGGGTTCCGGACGGTTCGGCGTCCAGGCCGTAGAGGTACTTCACGACGTCGGTCGAGGGCCCTGGGCCTGCGGTGAAGGTGCCGGTCTCGCCCTCCCCGCCGGACCAGCCGTTGGCGGTGATGGTGTCGGACGAGACGCTGGGCGCGGCGGGTGTGGTGGTGTCCACGGTGAACCGGAACGTGGAGGTGGAACTCCAGGTTCCGGCTGATGTCTTGGCCCGCACGTGGAGGTACCAGGTGCCTTCGGCATAGGCCGCGGAGTACGCGGTCGCCGTCTGGTCGACCGTGGTGTCCGGGACGGTACCCGGGATCTGATCTACGACGAGCGAATACCCCGCGATCGTGCCGCCCGGCGGTGTCCAGGCGGCGGAGAAGCCGGTCGCCTGGTAGGCGGCCGTCTGGTCAGGGTGGCTGCTGGAGGTGATCGTCGGCCCGAGCAGCGACGCGGTGTCGATCTGCACCTTCAGGTGGGCCGCAGATGTTGCCCAGGTACCCGCGTTGTCTTTGGCCCGCACATGGATGTACCAGACGCCGTCGGCAGACGTCGTGGTGGTGAAGGTACGGATGGTGGCAGGCAGCACAGTGGATCCGGAACCGGTCGACGGGGGCAGCGTGGTCGCCGACTGGTCGACGGTCGCCGCGTACGCTCCGATTCCGGAGGTGTCGGCAGGGGCTGTCCACGTCGATGTCACGGTGCGGGTGCTGTACCACTGGGTGGAGATCGGATGCGTGCTCGACGCCAGTGAGCCGGGTGCGCCTGGCGCGGCGGTGTCGACGTTGACGGCGAAGTGCGCTGCTGTCGTCGACCAGTTGCCGGCCGTGTCGCAGGCGCGGACGTGGACGTAGTGGACGCCGTTCGTGAGCCCCGTCTTGGACAGTGTCGGCGATGTCTGTGTGACTGTCGCCGAAGGCAGGGTCGTCGGGCTCGTGTCCCACGCGACCGAGTAGCCGGCTGTGGCGGAGATGGCGTCGGCGGCGCTCGCCGTTCCGGCGAATGTGCTGGCGGCGTACCAGCTGGAGGTGGATGCATGGCTGCTGCTGGAGATCGAGACGCTCGACGGCGGTGTGGTGTCGACCGTGAACGCGCACCATGGTGACCATGCTTGCGGCGTCTGACCGTTGCCGGACCATGTGTGGTTGTCGTCGGCGGCCGCGTGCCAGCGGTAGGAGGTGCCGTTGGCCAGCTTCCCGGCGGGGACGGCGTAGTTGACGGTGGCGCCTGATGTCACCTGCGGCGTCGAGACGGTCGGGATCACCGTCGTGGCGCCGTCGGCGGTCTGTACTTCGAACCGGCCGTACATGCTGCCGCCCAGCGGGTTGGAGATGGTTGCCGCGAGCGTCGGGGTGAGGGTGTTCACCCGGGGCAGCGTGCCGGTCGTCGTGCAGGTCGTGGCGGGGTTCGTTCCCGTGGCCGAGACGGTGGACAGCGGCCAGTAGGTGATGTTGACGTAGGGCCACGCTGACGAGTACGTCCACTCGTTGGAACGGAACTGCTTCCACGCGTCCGCCACGGTCTCGTTGGCGGCCTTCAAGCCTATGTACGTGGTCGCATCACCCGCGTTGGCGGCCTTCTGAAACAGCGACGTGACGTTCAGGGTCGTATACGCATCGGCGCCGTCGCCGCACGAGGCGGAGTAGCCTCGTGTCACGGTCGTCGACGTCTCCAGCGACGACCACGTCGGCATGGTGGCCCATGTCGTGCCGAACGTGCCGGTCAGCCGCCACACCTCCCACGCGGCCCGCGCGCACGCACCCGACCAGTAGTTGTAGACCGACAGCGTCGCCGACTGGATGAATGCGTGCGAGATCGACGACGTCGGCCATGCGAATCCGGTGCGCCGACGCTTGGCGTCTGTGCTCAAGTACCCCATCTGCAGGTTGTTGTCGCCGGTGTGGGCCGTACTCGAGCCCTCCACCCAGTACAGGTCGGTCGTCGGGGACATGGTCGTCAGGGACGGATCGATCGTGATGGGGAACTTCCGCGCGGAGTCGGCCAGCCATGCCGCGTCCGGCTGCAAGGTCAGCGCCACGCCGCCGTTGCCGGCCATGCGCTCGCCGCTGCTACCGCTCCGCTTTCCCACCGGTCGTTTGACCGTGTTCGTCGCCACGTCCTTCTCGTGTCTGGGCATTCCCCGGACGTCGGTCTCGGCGTCCCACATCCGCGCCGGCGGAACGGTTGCGAACACCTTCCCGGCAGCGTTGCGGAACTCGGTCACTCCGTCGGCGCGCAGCTTGTGGGAGGCGATCCCAGTGCCGACGACCGGCAGAGTCACCACCGCGACGTGCGCCAGCGCGGCTCGGTCGTGGGCGATGAACAGCTGCTCGAACCCGGCCCGGGTTGCTTCGAGCACCAGGTCCAGGCCTGGGCGGACGTCGGCGTAGGTTGCCCGGCTGCCGTCCAACGAGGGTGCCGGCAGCGC from Allocatelliglobosispora scoriae encodes:
- a CDS encoding AfsR/SARP family transcriptional regulator gives rise to the protein MPCPAAISPQDLGEIDYAAAFLPTALPSPLPFQGQRRAPRIAIVRIVEFRLLGPVEVKAAGRLVPLGRRQERCVLAILLLEVGRPVSTARLADLVWAGAPPDSARDVIQTYISRVRARLRDAGSAESGVHLSRQQGGYRLDADSAGIDAHVFTRLCEQAQRCDVPAERARLLRTALGLWRGPALADIGADAIRDRLGARLEEARRTALDLRIGADLEDGRHVRLIGELAELHAGSPLDERLAGHLMLALYRDGRRAEALQVFNKVRARIQEELGLDPGAEIWQLHTAILRADAALDHPDAQVRHTTPPVVQPERRWTSPAQLPAGIPDFIGREAEIAQLDELLSNSDSEAPTTLIISAIAGAGGVGKTALAVKWAHRIAARVFTDGQLFVDLRGFGGGSPLRPIEALSGFLRALGVSGEHIPNNVDEAAALFRSRLVGRRVLIVLDNAASPAQVRPLLPGDSGCVVIVTSRDRLSSLTVTNGARRLPIDLLSKHEAVALLRQILGPDLVDADPASIEHLARACGYLPLALRIAATQIELRSDQNIAGYLSEMDAVGTLDTLTIEDDELATVRATFTASYLRLAKEERRLFRLISLIPGREVTAPVAAALFGTTIDQAASLLDRLADIHLLGQSAPGRYALHDLLQTYALERLHDEDDETRRTEAVDRLLSWYLHTADAAARLLYTHMVRLSLPAVQPGISPLVFDNHTSALTWLETERSSLLAAIAYAALPNPRSESWLLTDTLRGYFWQSSHTSDWLTAADTSLQAAAQAGDVRAQAALHMSIALANQAQERYEVARDRYKVAADLADRAGWREGHAAIVGNLGIVYKNTGDLRAAAECHVQALDLHRECDYRAGQANALTNLASVRHDMGELQHARDTYVDALALHREAGSRIGELIALNNLGVLDHRLGRLASARKMLTEALALQPEVGKRYAEANTLHSLAAIDHEAGNHTLALYTAQTALTLARDVDERATEGQILSLLGTIYTTLGQHDEAVDHHRRALAILRDGGSRQLQTHTLTGLAEALAARAAEGDRVEAVTAASEALGMAQTAGYVVEEGNAFTILGRAYFAARDHVKAARDRQTGHRAAQTDRASARRSTCTAPTRRLRRSRRRPPRGPEALAGSPGDLRRHQPTGGRPDTTADVGIIELTSMAPVGTAPLAARAWSTASNRRGRADRLPPEDPLPTPLRGRGWRSVVSRKCIKSLAADQIHTELGYVYITSNRNIAIKLADLRAGVPNIDGPQIGAEKTGDVPQSLTFPFQPAPALQPCTETDWKSFSYLDCLASRS